One window of the Lycorma delicatula isolate Av1 chromosome 3, ASM4794821v1, whole genome shotgun sequence genome contains the following:
- the LOC142321887 gene encoding uncharacterized protein LOC142321887: MPGNMTLIIPLKKKVGLKLGSLQIKGMNNKLLINYVTILMICVVIFLEKSDTAPINIKVIGYQKESNTSNILSGTTYDQIMVAPRIIQAPDQIFKGIEERLCQSGYKIDNLGRCRLVWK; the protein is encoded by the exons ATGCCTGGTAATATGACGTTGATTATTCCGCTAAAAAAAAAAGTCGGCTTAAAACTGGGAAGCTTGCAGATAAAAG gaatgaacaataaattattaattaattatgtcacAATTTTAATGATATGTGTCGTAATATTTCTCGAAAAATCAGACACCGCAccgataaatataaaagtaatcggATACCAGAAGGAATCAAATACTTCAAATATATTAAGTGGGACAACATATGATCAAATAATGGTTGCACCAAGAATAATTCAAGCTCCAGAtcaaatatttaaaggaataGAAGAAAGGCTATGCCAGAGTGGTTACAAAATCGATAACCTTGGTCGTTGCAGATTAGTTTG gaAGTGA